The genomic stretch TGATTAAGAAAATGCATTTCTCGCATATTCTCTAAATAGATCGAGTCGCCCATATCTTTTTCCGAATCTGATCCGTTAAAGCAGTGAGAGGACATAAGGAGTGATGTAGATGCATACGGAGATCGATGATGAATATTGCGATCAGAAGCAACTGGAAGAAATGATTACTAAGCTTTATCATTATTGCTACCATCTGACTCAGAACAAGTGGGATGGAGAAGAGATTGCTCAGGAGACGATTTATAAAGCATTAAAACACTACCGAAATGAAAAGTGGAGTAATGCCCTCTTGAAAAAGATGGCCTATCATCAATGGGTTGATCGCATTCGAAAGCGTGACAAAGAAAATCTATTTTCTGAAATTGACTTGCAAGATGATGCAACCGCTGACAAAGAATGTTGCTCCGAATGGCTAGAAAAGCTTTTAAAACAACTAACGCCAAAACAGTTTATTACTTTTGTATTGAAAGAAGCCTTTCAATACAAAATTTCCGAAATTGCCGTTCTTCTTAATATGTCAGATACCGGCGTTAAGGCATTGTTAAGCAGAAGCCGCATAAAGGTGAGAAAATTACCTGATACAGAAATGAATTCTTTTTGGTATGAAAATATGCATGAATCGCTTCTACACACTATCGTTCATTCCATTCATACACAGAATCCAAGTGAGCTAATTAAAATGCTTCCAATCCTTCTCAATCCTAAGGTTTCATCATTTAAAACAACGTATGCTTCACCTCCTAGCGTCCTCTCACTAGCTGCATAATAAACGCGATTAGGGAGGAAATGTTGTGAATATACCTTATGTGATCGAACAATCTAGTCGAGGAGAGCGATCGTACGACATTTACTCAAGGTTGTTAAAGGATCGGATCATTATGGTTAGTGATGAAATTAATGACGCGATGGCAAACAGCATCGTGGCACAACTATTATTTTTAGCAGCAGATGCTCCTGACAAAGATATTTCACTCTATATTAATAGTCCAGGTGGATCCACGTCAGCAGGATTTGCGATTTTTGATACGATGCACTATATTACGCCAGATGTAAAAACCATTTGTACTGGAATGGCTGCTTCGTTTGGAGCAATGTTATTACTTGCAGGTACAAAAGGAAAACGATATGCTCTGCCAAATAGCGAAATCATGATTCATCAGCCTTTAGGCGGGGCCCGTGGCCAAGCAACTGATTTAGAAATCTCCGCCAAGCGCATTCTTAAACTAAGACAGCATATTAATCACATCATCGCAGAGAAAACCAAACAATCTCTTAATAAAGTAGCACTAGACACTGACAGAGATTATTTTATGAGCGCTCAAGAAGCAAAAGAGTATGGGATTATTGACGAGATCATTCAAAAAGCAAAATAGATGGTCTAAGGGACGGGAAACCGTTCCTTTTTCATTTTACAAAAGGTTAGCGAGTCTCTGTGTAGAATAAATAAATTGAATGTAATCGCAATAAATGAAAAGGAGTGTTGAAATGATTAATCAAATCGGTCAAATTATGCTATACGTTGATAACCAGGATGAAGCATTAGCATTTTGGACAGAAAAGGTTGGATTTCATCATATTGCAGAGGAAAACAATAGCGGGGGAATGAGATGGATCGAGATAGCGCCAACTCTGGAAGGAGCAACAAGCCTTGTCCTTCATGATAAAGCGTTTATAGCGAAGATGGAGCCTGAGCTAAATCTCGGTACACCATCCCTCATGTTTTACACGAACGATTTAGATCGTTTATACGAA from Bacillus sp. Cs-700 encodes the following:
- a CDS encoding sigma factor-like helix-turn-helix DNA-binding protein; its protein translation is MHTEIDDEYCDQKQLEEMITKLYHYCYHLTQNKWDGEEIAQETIYKALKHYRNEKWSNALLKKMAYHQWVDRIRKRDKENLFSEIDLQDDATADKECCSEWLEKLLKQLTPKQFITFVLKEAFQYKISEIAVLLNMSDTGVKALLSRSRIKVRKLPDTEMNSFWYENMHESLLHTIVHSIHTQNPSELIKMLPILLNPKVSSFKTTYASPPSVLSLAA
- the clpP gene encoding ATP-dependent Clp endopeptidase proteolytic subunit ClpP, translating into MNIPYVIEQSSRGERSYDIYSRLLKDRIIMVSDEINDAMANSIVAQLLFLAADAPDKDISLYINSPGGSTSAGFAIFDTMHYITPDVKTICTGMAASFGAMLLLAGTKGKRYALPNSEIMIHQPLGGARGQATDLEISAKRILKLRQHINHIIAEKTKQSLNKVALDTDRDYFMSAQEAKEYGIIDEIIQKAK
- a CDS encoding VOC family protein, with protein sequence MINQIGQIMLYVDNQDEALAFWTEKVGFHHIAEENNSGGMRWIEIAPTLEGATSLVLHDKAFIAKMEPELNLGTPSLMFYTNDLDRLYESFKSKRITVGEIVSMPSGRVFNFADPEEHYFAVMEKNEA